TATCACCCTGCATGCATAACAAATGTAGTTGtcaaaaacacaaaaagaaaaatgaaaaattaataaaCCATGGGTGCTCCTTTTTGGTTTCGGTGGGGGAAGTTCCATGCTCTATGAGTATAGCGTATGAGTCACAATTCAGTCAGGGATTTGTACTAGTTCTGCCAACCAAAAGTCGTAGACAAACCTTCTGAACAAAATAAATGTGATTCAGACACCCTTTTTATTCTGAAAATTTCCTAACGACGGAAATTTCAACACAAGCATTATGATTTGTGCTCTGGGTGTCTAACCTGACAGTGATATAGCAGAGCATGGCTGATATCACTGCAACAGGAAGAGAAAAAACTACTGCCAAGCATGCCCTCACTTTATTTTCAATGTTGCATGATGCTTAGGTATGCGAGATTCACTATTTTTTTAAAGTGAAAACAAGAATGATGAACACTACTCTCAAAAGTTGCTTACTTTAACCATAGCAATATGCTCAATACCATCTAGCAGTGATCTATAACAATATGCCTTGAATGGGCCCCACTCCAGCGGTAATGGAGCAGCAGAAGCCCTCTCCACCAACCTATCTCTCTTCCTCCTATACCTGAAAATTACGGCTCACGTAATAAGTACAGAACAGGCTTTTCTTCCAAAAACTTAAACAACAGAATAATGTAAAACAATATTACTTTCCCCTCCAAAATGAAGGCCAACCATATTGCATCTCACTTCCATTTTCAACCACCAGATTTGACAACTAGAGACAGTGACAGCCTTGGCAAATAGCCACTGCTCTGGGAAGTCATAGTTGGCTTTTTCTGGTTCTACAAAACCCCCTCCCCACAGAGAGACACAGAGAGTGCAAAGGCAAGTATCTAAACCTCTCAAAAATAAGCTTTCTCAAGAGTATAGATTTCACAATTGCAATTTTAATGTCAATAACATGTGCAATGAAGCAGGAAGCATAGGCCATGACAGAAGTATGGACCTCTACACACCAACCAGCAGGGCAAGTAAGTAATTTGCAACTTTCAACAAAAAGGAATTCTTGATAAGTGAGCAGGAGTTGCGTGGTCAACTTAAAAAAGGAAGTCAAGATAACTGAGTTActaatcaaaattttcaaaaacataTGCATCAGTGCAAAATTTTCTAGctaaaataaaattgtaaagTACAAAgtattaaataaataaccaaTACCAGTATCACTCATAGTATCGGTTAAGGGtgttaaatggttcggttcagTTCAAAGTGTAGTAGGAAGAGACCGAAcagtttattaaatggttccaGTTagtaaaatcaaaccatttattaaatggtttcgTTTTCCTGGTTTGTAAATGGTTTCGGTCTCAGTTTTGTTGCCATTTTGAGGTAATGTATTCATAAAAGGTTTGTTAACAGTTTCTAAGATTTAAACCTCTTTCCTGACTGCATATTTGCATATCTATTCTAAATTCTAAGTATATAAAATGTGGAGACTTGGTGTAAATGTTCTACTCGGGTTAATTGGtttaaaaccaaaccgaaccatttattaaacactTTGACAGTTGTGATCTAAAcagtttggttcagtttcggtaAATTGTTTTGGTTAATATTACACACTTAGAATCAATATTATCAATTAAAAAACTTACCCAGGTAAATACTTAAATAAGTATTATTTATTGGGCATCTCTGAATTTTGTTAGAAAGCAGTTCAAATCCTCAGCAAATTACAAAATGCAACAGTTTCAGGGTTGCTTCTGGGGCAAGTCATGCCATGGTTGTCACGgcgtctaggcgacccaaggcgatGGAGGGGGCCTGGATGCAAGGTGCCCTCAACAAGGCAACCAAGCTGTCCAAAGCACATTGGACGCGTAGGCGATGCCTCGACAACTATGAGTCAATACATTTTAAggttgatataaaaaaaaatgttgggacccatgataaaaaaataaaaataaaataaaaaacaatttgcTTACAACATCCAATTAACATCGAcaagaaaaaaactaaaatttacaTTTTTCAACAGAAGCTAGATtataatatcaaattctccCCCCTAAACTAACTTTCTTTCACTCGTACCTAATTAGGTGGAAGTGCCATATCAAACCCCCATATATTTTAGAACACCAATTCTAACCTTGTGAGGTGGAGCACATATGGAATCTCCCTTTCCAACCCTCCTTCCTTCCCTTCATTCCCCAAACCTCATTTTATAAGCAGGGATCACAACCATCACCAGTCATCATGGTCAACCCTCGCCAGTCACCAGCAttaacaaaacagaaaaaggaaaattaattcatggaaccctctctctctctctctctctctctctctcattgggggttttggaagagtagAAATGTAGAATAGCAGGTCTCCTACTCCAAGGATGGGCAGTGATGATAGTGATACAAGTGTTTCAGGGCGTGGATTCTAGAGAATTAAGGGTGATTCAAAACCTTTTGAGAGAGTAATCAAAGGATTTGGGTGGTTATGTAAGTGTTAGTAATGAATGTTTTAGGTTTACTCAGAGAAGATGATGATTACCTACTTGTTTTCATATCAAACATCTATGGGAAATCTCTTATTCATTTCTGATGTAGAAGACGTCGGTAAAAGCTTACGTGAATAAGTTAGATAAATCTAAATCCTCAAGATGCAGTTGACACAGTAGTTGGCAGCCAAAGAATAGCAGTATAGGGGACCTACCAGTTGCCGAAATCAGATATAGTTTCTctgtcatctctctcttttttattctcataTTTGGTAGTCGGTGTCATTTTGGGGTGTAGAACCTGTTAAGTTTCGTAGAGTTTGGTCCAGTCTTGAGTTTTGTTTTTGGATAActatgggtatccaggcctttggcctgactagtcccgccgGCCAAgactaaccccacaaccgcatggaccaggccataccggggttgaatgagaaccattcaactttcactgaaagcagagaagagcactaaacacccccgtgtgagtggccccaagaagttaaGAGtagtcgaactcaaaaccacacttcctgaggcgaaggtctCCTGCCAACTCCGCTACCCCCTTTGGGTTTATCCAGTCTTGAGTTGAACTCTTAAGTACTTAAGGATGttctgttttctttattttctctattttactATATTTTTGGGTCAGTTTTGTTTTTCAGAAAAGATTATTTGGTCCTGCTTAGTTAATGCTTAGAGGGTTACTTCGTCTCACAAATCAGTAGGGTTTAAGAGGGTTATAAGGAGTAACAATGTGATCTTTCTTAATGACTTCTCATTCTATCATTAACAAAAATTGCAGCAGCAAGTTTTTACCTAGGGTTTTCCAGTTTTCAGATTAAAAAATCTGGTTTATCTACAGAGTTAGATCCCCACAATCCACTTCCCTGCATCAAGTCCTTCCCTCAAGGTGGATCTTACAGGCTCCCCATGAGCCAATGGAAACTAGGAGTGCTCCTGTGCTATGCATACACCCATCCCCAACTTCATCTGCCCCAAATAAATCCAAAGGGGAAAGGGATTTGTGTGAGTGTGAAAGTAGAAATGATTCACCTCTTTGAATATATGCAGCAATCGGTCCTCACAACTCCTAACCCAGGGGAGGGGcaagagaaacagagagagggagagattttccgccatgaatctttttttttttttttcttttcaacgtTGATAGTCTTCGCATTGTCAATGCTAATGGGTCTAAATACTGATCGTGACTGCAGCAACTTTGAGAATGAGGTTATGGAGTATgcagggagaagggagaagggagaagggagaagggaagaGGGAGAGTCAAGATTTCAAGTGCACCCCACCTAACAAAGTTAGAAACCATTCTGAAAAGTCATGGGAGCTTTTGATATGTGAATTTCTCTTTATTTGGTACAAACAAAAGAAAGTTGTTTTAGGGTAGAATctaatattattatattataggGCTAACTTTTGAGAGGAACTTCtccatatataataaaataaaaaatataaaaggggCATAGTATCAACATCTTTATAAATTTGTGAAATGGAAGCAAGAGCAATGACAAACAAATCTGAGCAAATACTTACCAAGTAAAATTGATTGAAATCATACAACAATATGCCCTTATATCCTGAAGCCTGAAGGCCAGATTAAAAAATGCCCCCATAGCCCCCAAGGGAGATCAAGAAATTCTTGCCCATGGGTTGGCACATGATGACATACCTGATTAAATCAGCGATCGATATGACCTTCAAGTTCTCTCTCTGAGCAAACTGCTGGAGCTTTGGTAGTCGAGCCATGGAACCATCATCATCTACAAGCTCACAAAGTACAGCAACTGGATCTAACCCAGCCAACACGGCAAGATCTACAGAAGCTTCTGTATGTCCAGATCTTTTCAAAACACCTCCCTCCCTGTACATCAGAGGAAAGATATGACCTGGACGGTTGAAATCTTCAGGTTTTGAGTCTCTAGAGGCAAGAGCCAATATTGTTGTTGCCCTATCATGAGCTGATACCCCAGTGGTTGTACCATGTTTTGCATCCTACACAAGTGCTTTGTAGTCAGGATAAAAGACAAGATTATCAAAATTACAAAAGCACCAAGCAGATAGACATCAGAAATGATGAACCAAATACATACCACTGACACTGTGAATGCTGTACGAAGTTTTTCCTCATTCTCCTTATGAGTTACCATCAAAGGAAGGTTTAATCTTTCTAGGTCTTCTTCTTTCATACTTACACATACAATTCCTGTTCCATGTTTTACAAAAAAAGCCATAGCTTCAGGTCTCACCAAGGATCCTGCCATTATCAAATCACCCTCATTTTCTCTGTCTTCATCATCTACAACAATGACCATCTGAATGGACAGAGACAAAGTTATTAATGACTTtaataaagaaagataaaagcaaaataaaaaaccatATACCGCAACATTAAAAGATAAAGTGAGAACAAACCTTGCCTTGGCGGACATCTTCGATTGCCTCTGGTATGGAAGAGAACCCTGCTGTAGGGTGATCCAGATCATGTTCATCTGTATCAACAAAACGATCATCAGTTGCAGGAATCATCTCAGCTGCAAGTGTTCCAATTAGTATGGCATCAGGTTGCATCTCCACACCCTTCTCCGCATCAATCAAAGTACTTTGTCCAGTCACTCTGCCACCTTTGGGATAAGATAGGAGATCACCTTCTCCAGAAAGCACTGTAGCCCTTACTCTACCGTTACCCTTACTCAGATTCACCAGTGCCACATTTGATGTCTTTACATTCGTGGCAAATGGGCTCATACCCAGCAATCCATTGAACCAATTGAAGTTTTTGTGCCTCCTATAGAAAGAATAAATGGTTAGTCCAACTACAGAAAAAATAATTGGAAGAAATTAAGTATTTGGATGATCATTAGCATGTATGAACATATAATTAGCCATTCAAATTCTAAGTACTGACCCTCTAAAgatgaaagggaaaaataattgTTACAAGATTACATTTGAACAAAATGACAAGTTCATTAATACTGCATTTATTACTTCAAGACTTAAGAAATGCACATAACATAAATTAACTCGCTGAACTAGACTAGGTTTTTATCCCTGCCCAAGTGAGTGCACTCATTATTCGCCAATCCACTGCAGATGCTTTCAATAGACACTTCCATACTTTCAAACTACAACCATTGGAAAATTCAGGTCCAATGTTAAGGATCATAAAGCAATTAAAAATGTTGAGAAGAACAATGAGAAAAAATCAAAAGCTTGATAACAAACTAGTTGGCCTTTATCCAACTCTGCAGTTTTACCTCCCATAAAATGAAATAGTAATATcaagaaaacaacaaaagatAACACCAACAGTTAAAACATACCCAACAAAATCAGCATAACAGCAAGGTTCATCGCCAGGCTCGTTGAGAATTACAGAAATTAATAAAAACCTACGAGTGATGCAATAGTGGAAAGGGGACTCAGCTTATGTGATCAGATGGATGGAAGAATCTTGGGAAGCTCCTTGATGTTATAATCATCTTATTTGCCCAATTCAGCAGCTTACAGCCCAAGTTGCTATTGAGTTTCATTGGCAACCAAAAGAAGTAAATGAGGTAGCAGATGGTTTGTCTTAAGCAAGGGATGGTGAAAAATAGCATCTGTTTTGGGGATTCTAATAGAGATGTAAATCAGATTACATATTTGCCATGGGCTGAGGTCGAGGTGTCGGTTCTTTGAGGAGGGTCAGCTTATTGTTGCACTTTTATGTATCCTATGCAACTCTTGGCCTATttacttctctttcttcatcaATAAAAGTTGTTATTTATCTCCCatccccgcccccccccccgaGACAAAAAACGAAGAGAACTTAGGAGGATCGTTCATATGGAATAGATCAAAGGTCCAATCATAAGATTTTGTCAAAGTCTTTGAATGAGATGTCAGCCAGGAAAAGAAAGCAGCTGCCACAGGCCAATAGATTTTGTTTAGTTCAGTGTCATCAACTTACCAATATACTACATGTCATCCTTCCTGTTTTCTAAGAAACTCATGCAATCTTTAGATGCAATCCAACGTAATTCTGTGGGGTCCCTCAGCAGATTCAATGCCACTTGGTGAGATGGTCTGAGCTAAGTAAACAAAAgccaatgggggggggggggaagggtgCTACGTTTCAGATCTTTTAGTGAGGTCGATATTGACTTAAACCTAAAGTCAAATTGGAGAATGTGTACAAACTAAAACAGCCTATCACTAAAGCAAATACTTCAGGATCAGGCAGCAGTGGACAGAATTAATGAGCACATTCTTTGCAATAGAAGCAGTAACTGAAGGCATTACTGTGGAGAGGCAGATAGCCAAGGAGGCGAGAAATCATGCTTGGGATGGGTTGTGGAACTCACAGACGAAATTTGGGGGACGCTGCGACACAAGAACCATATCAATAAAGCATAAATACTTCAGCGAAACTAACTTGGAACCTATCATTCTTTTGGAAAGGAGTCCTGAAATGGAtgcaatttttttgaaaattgttttGCTGACAAGAAGGGGATAGGTTCTCAAAAGGATTTGGAAGGGCCCATGGATTCCTCCAATCAAaggtttcaaaaccaaaacaacTATAGGCAGAACCTTCATTACATTAACTCTATATGGCAGATCAAATTGATCCTCAGTCCAAAACCTGGAAGCTTGAGATTATTAGAGAGATAGTAATAGACCAATTTCAACTATTGCCCAAAATGGTACCTTCTCGATTTGTACCACTTAAAATTCCCTAGTTTCACTAATAAATCCCAGGAACCTCAACCAAATCTCCACCCATATCAAATAACACAAAATCAAACTATATCTTGGTCCAAGTTTTGGAAGAGAAATTCAAGACCGGGAATTGTGCTCTTCTTATGGAAATGCATGAAGAACATTCATACGGTGGGCCTCATATAGTGGAATCCATCCTAAAGAGGAGTTCCACCACACAAAATGTACAGGAACTGTTAATGAATTGTGGAAATGCAGGGGAATTACAACAACAGAAAAGCAGGACAAACTGTCCTATTTTGGATCCATATTGAAAAGCATTTGGTGGGCAAGAAACAGAGATGCATTTGCACGTATTATTATAGACCCCAAGAATGGTCGCAAAGCAAGGATTATAGGGTTATATGGAGTGGGACCAATGCAGAAAGAGCTTAGGATGAGTTTGAGGAACAAAAACTATATCAAACTCAAGGACAAATAGGCAATCAAATATCAACTCAGAAATGAACCCTCCAAACAAGGGAACCATAAGATCAATACAAATGCTTCTTTCAATTATGAAGATAGCTAGTTTGGGGGAGGTATGATAATTAGAGATTCCGACGCCAATTTTCTTGCAGCTAGATGTTGCTGGTTCAGAAGAACAGGTACGAGAGGCAGAAGCAGCCATGCAGGGGATGGAGCAAGCTCTTCAATTCAAGCCCAAGCAGATCTAGGTAGAAGAAGATACTAAAAATCTCTACATGCCCTTGGCCTTTAGCCCTTTATATTTATGCTTTGGACTTTTTAAGTGTGTGTTAAGTTCAACGATATGTATTTTAGTCATGAACCAAAATTTTGTAATAAGGTAGCTCATGAATTAGATTCCAAAGCCATGAAAGATATTCTCAACAAAGTGTGGGTAGGAATAGTTGAAGGTGCGGAAACGATTTGGATCGTCCCACTGGTAGGGTCAAACATTCATGCATTCATTAATGGAGGGGTGTAGATCATTAcctgaaactccacaagtgcatAGCCTCCATGCGATCTTAGCCCTTTCATAGTGAGTCCTTTCCACACGTATAGCTTTGCATTCCCTTTGAGTCCAAGCTCCTCCTCAATCGTTAGGGTTTTTACAAAACCCTAATTACCACTCAATTACTAGTATAGAGATTAAGCCGTTATTGAGATGGAGAGGAGCACGACTATATATAAGAGGAGAGAATTAGAATCCTATATTGCTTTGGTTTTTAGAGTCCATGTCTATTTCCAACCAAAATCCCTATTCGTTTAGAGTTGTAGATAAACCCAACTTTGTCATAGAGATTTCCTACTTGGAGTCAAACACTCataaaaccaatcttatcattattaataagatattaaataataagcaatataataattcatttttcctaacaatctcctccaTCCTACTATGAGATCATATCTCATAGTAGGATCAAAAATCTTAGATCACGAAAAAGAATTCATGACCATATGATGCTGTACATATGAGTTGAACTTATAGGAAAGGGGTAGAATCCCATTGGGATTCCACCTAGCATACTATGTATCTTAACAATATTGTATTCATAATACATGGTTAACCAATACATATGCTGCCAAGTAGATGTAATAATCATTACCCAAAATAAATAGTTATTCATGCATCTATCCCCCACTGAGCAATATCACATAGTTCATTATAGGGCATGCATTAAACACTGTCAAATCCCCAACGAACCAAAAAGTCATTTCAGAGATTCTATATACTTGATTGGACCAAGAAAACATTTCCAAAATGTTTTTgaacataaataataatttatattaatttttcaaatattaaaaacattttattGAAATACCCCTAGATCCGGATTTTATCCAATCAAAtacaaactttctctctccttgatgtTCTCCCAAAAGGGCAGTGGATTCCTTGTCGGGAATCTCTTTCGAATATGACCCAACACTACGGATCCAGTGTATAGATATATAGCCCAAGAGACGTCAACCGCTGGCACACCAAAACGCGCAGTGCGTGTTAGCATCGATAAGGACCCCTCAGGTCAAAGGGATTGATCATAAACTATTTaagagaatttcattttcttataaacCGAAGTATATCGCATGTGAAAATCTCAAGTGATCCAGTTCAATGTACACACGGTATATACACTCACATTTGTGCTCTAAAATCAACATCTCTAGATACACACAATGTGACCACCATGAAGACAAGGTGTCCAATCTCGCCCCTAGCGGTGAACAGTTTCAGGTTAACAAACCTATAGACAAATTGAGCTCAATAAATAATCATacaaattaaaactaaattaaacaatttaatttaaataaacaagtttGTACATCAGAGCTAATTTCCCATAACCCTAATGCTCATGTTCTCAACATGTTTCTCATATACACTAGGCGACAAACCCTTAGTCATGGGATCAGACAGATTCTGAGTAGAGTCAACCTTAACTATGGCTATATCACCACGCTGTATAATCTCACGAATTAAGTGATATTTTCGTCTCATGTGCTTGTTCTTCTGATGAGCTCTTTGTTCCTTTGCTTGTGCTATGGCTTCccggttgtcacaatacaacaTGATGGGATGCTCGACAAGCTCAGGGACCACCCCTAGGTCAGTCAAGAATTTTTTTAGCTAAACCCCTTCCTTAGCTGCTTCACTAGCTACCAGGTATTCAGCCTCGGTAGTGGAGTCGGCCGTTGACTTTTGTTTGACACTCTTCCAAATTACAGCACTACCTCCCATAACAAATACCATTCCTGATGTAAACTTTCTGTCATCTTTGTCAGTTTGAAAATCTAAGTCTGTATAACCCATAACTGACAATTGGTCAATACCATAGACTAGGAAATAATCCTTGGTCCTTCTCAAATACTTGAGAATGCTTTTCACAGCAGTCCAATGCTCATGTCCTAGATTAGATTGATAACGGCTCACAATCCCTACCGCATGACAAATGTCTGGTCTAATACATAACAttgcatacatgagactccctaTAGCAGAAGCGTAAGGGATTCTCTTCATTGCCTCAATATCCTCAACAGTTTGAGGACATTGTGATTTAGATAGAGTGATTCCATGCTTGAATGGAACATTTCCTTTCTTGGAATCCTGCATGTTAAATTTGTTCAGTATTTTGTCAATATAAGTGGATTGTGACAAGCCTAACATCCTATTCTTGCGATCTCTTACAAGCTTTATTACTAGGATGTAACTGGCTTCACCAAGGTCCTTCATTGAGACTGTCTTGGATAGCCACACCTTAACAGATGAAAGTAATCCCACATCATTTCCAATGAGtaagatatcatccacatagaggaCAAGAAAACATACGTAATTCCCACTGAACTTCTTGTAAACGCATGGCTCATCAATGTTTTGTTCAAACCCAAACTTTTCGATGGTTTGATCAAAACGTCTGTTCTAGCTTCTAGAAGCTTGTTTAAGACCATAGATAGATCTCAAAAGACTGCacactttgttttcttcccctGGGGAAGCAAACCCTTTTGGTTGATGCATGTATATGACCTCATCTAAATGTCCATTAAGGAAAGCGGTCTATATATCCATCTACCATATTTCATAGTCATAGTGTGTAGCAatcaataataaaatcctaatggATTTAATCATCGCCACTGGTGAGAAGGTTTCATCATAATCCACCCCTTCCTTTTGGGTGTAACCTTTGGCCACCAGTCTTGCTTTGAAACGCTCCACATTCCCATCCAtacctctcttcctcttgaagatccatttacatcctatAGGCTTAACAACTTGAGGTAGATCTTCTAGAGTCCAGATATGGTTGGAATGCATCTCAGAGCACATGGCTTCCTTCCATTGAACAGAATCAGTATCCTTTAAAGCCTGTTTGTAGGAAAATGAGTCTGACTCAGAAGTGTCAGAAACCATATGGAACTCTTCCACCTTTTGATCATCTTTATTGAGAAGTGTTAAACGAGTTGGAGGCCTGATAGGCCTCCCACTCTGTCGAGGCTCTTGGGGTTGATTCACTTCAGCGGGCATGTCAGTGGGTACGTCAATAGAAGGTATAACAAGTACAGAAGGTTCTTGGtcattagaaattttttttatgaccaCTGGATCCGATCTACAAGTGACCAGATCCTCTTCAAGGAATGTCGCATGTTTACTAAGACTTTCCGATCAACAGGGTCATAGAAGTAATAGCCAATAGTTGTTTTAAGGTATCCTAGGAAGTAGCATCTATTTGTTCTGGATTCCAACTTATCTGTTTGTTGCTTCCTTACATGTGCAAtgcaaccccaaaccctaatatgTTGTAGGCTAGGCTTTCACCCATACCACAACTCAAAGGGTGTTTTAGGAACAGATTTTGTTGGAACcctattcaaaatataaatgGCGGTCTCCAAGGCAAAACCCCAAAAAGACGTAGGTAATTCTGAATAACTGAGCATAGACCGAACCATATCTAATAAGGTACGGTTTCGTCTCTCTGCTACACCGTTCTGTTGAGGTGTCCCTGGGGTTGCCAACTGAGAAAGAATCCCAGTTTGCCTTAAATAGTCCCTGAACTCAACCAATAAATACTCTCCTCCTTGATCTGATCGAAGGGTCTTGATGCACTTACCCAATTGCTTTTCTACCTCAGCTTGAAACTCTTTCAACTTTTCAAATGTTTCCGATTTTTTGTGCATTAGGTAAATGTATCCATATCGagagtaatcatcaatgaaggtcACAAAATATTCATAACCATACCTCGCTTGAACATTTATGGGACCACATACATCAGAGTGTATTAATTCCAACAAGTCTTCAGCCCTCTTACCCTTAGATGAAAAGGGTTTCTTGGTCATTTTTCCTTGTAGATAGAATTCACAAGTTCGGTAAGGTTCTACCTTTAGACTTTCCAAAGGGCCATCCTTGACCAACCTGTAAATTCTATCTACTCCAATATAACCTAACCTAAGGTACCAAAGATAAGTGGAATTATCTGGAGCAGATTTCCGTTTttacatttgaaaattcatttgCATTTAAAATAGATTTCAAGAAATACAAACCATTCTGTAAACAACCAATTGTAATAAATAAACCATTCAACCGAATAAATagtttcaatccaaattgaCTTGAATATCATCAACGATTAATTTAGAAACGGAAACAATATTCCTTCTAAAGGAACATAAaaacaatcttttaaaattGACACTGTTTTTTCAAAATGCAAACTAAATTCTCCTACGGCCTCTGCTGTGGCCTCTGCTCCAGTTCCCATCTTGAGACGAACCTCATCCTTGTTGAGTCTTTTTGTCATCCTGAACCCCTACAACATATTACAAATATGGGTGGTCGAACAAGAGTCAACCAACCACGTATTAGATGGTTCTTCTGACAAATTAGACTCATAAAGGACATAGGTTTCAGATATACCTTCATCTGGCTTCTTCTTTAGAGTCGCCAGGTATGCACGACAATTTCTCTTCCAATGTCCGTCCTTTTTACAGTAAAAACAAGATCCCTTCTCAGGTTTCTTGCCCTTCTCCACTCCCTTACTAGCCACCTTAAGGGTCTTACCCttattggtcttcttcttcttcttacctttTGGTTTAGAGGAAGAAGGCTTTTGTTCTATAGGCAAGACCTCAAGCTTTTGCAACTTATGTGCCGCCTCTACTTCTTGCAACAAATTGCCTAGCTCTGGAAGCTCTACGgaaattttattcatattataattacaaataaaagatCCGTAGATTTCCTGAGGCAATGAGTAGAGTATGACATCAGTTTTATAGTTCAGCGCAAAGGATGTCCCTAGGGCTTCTAGTTCTTGGAATAAATTCCGTAATTTCATCACATAGTCAATAACTAAAATCCCTGAAGTCATCTTAGTACTTACTGTAGAGGAGAGTGACAAGCTGATGATGTGCATGTCTATTTTGTTTTCCATATAACTTCTTCAACTCCTCCAACATGTCTTTTGCAAAACTCAAATCCTTTATAGAATCCTTAATGATCTTGTCTATTGAATTCAACACAAAGAGCTTGGCCTTAGAATTATTTTATCGAAACAACTCATAGGCAACTTTCTCCTTGCCCTCCATAGTATCAGGGAATGaaggttcttcatcttctatgaCATAAATTAGACCTTCTGCAGTTAGGAGCAATTTAATGTTCCTCCTCCAGTCAACATAGTTTGATCTAGTCAGGATATGGTCTTTAATGAGGGTAGCATAGTTGATTTGGCTTGACATATTGAATATCTACATGATGTACAAAGAATAA
This genomic stretch from Macadamia integrifolia cultivar HAES 741 chromosome 2, SCU_Mint_v3, whole genome shotgun sequence harbors:
- the LOC122071889 gene encoding bifunctional riboflavin biosynthesis protein RIBA 1, chloroplastic-like, with amino-acid sequence MASYINVSFSNRAFFCSGRHKNFNWFNGLLGMSPFATNVKTSNVALVNLSKGNGRVRATVLSGEGDLLSYPKGGRVTGQSTLIDAEKGVEMQPDAILIGTLAAEMIPATDDRFVDTDEHDLDHPTAGFSSIPEAIEDVRQGKMVIVVDDEDRENEGDLIMAGSLVRPEAMAFFVKHGTGIVCVSMKEEDLERLNLPLMVTHKENEEKLRTAFTVSVDAKHGTTTGVSAHDRATTILALASRDSKPEDFNRPGHIFPLMYREGGVLKRSGHTEASVDLAVLAGLDPVAVLCELVDDDGSMARLPKLQQFAQRENLKVISIADLIRYRRKRDRLVERASAAPLPLEWGPFKAYCYRSLLDGIEHIAMVKGDIGDGQDILVRVHSECLTGDIFGSAKCDCGNQLSLAMQQIEAAGRGVLVYLRGHEGRGIGLGHKLRAYNLQDDGRDTVEANEELGLPVDSREYGIGAQILRDLGVRTMKLMTNNPAKYIGLKGYGLSIVGRVPLLTPITRENKRYLETKRAKMGHIYNPEFTKNLNGRASGNEKSIVDKPSNEVLNDDEKPSDVVSEA